Proteins found in one archaeon genomic segment:
- the hemH gene encoding ferrochelatase: MAYGTPASLEGVEAYYTHIRGGRKPSDEQLEDLVGRYRAIGGASPLIRITESQRDGLEARLRSEGSETLVYAGMKHSPPFIGEVVERAERDGVDSLLGVVLAPHYSKTSTGGYLAAMEEASRKLNGKVKIDFVKSWHENPKLVELWGVLVNEAQGRFDGSHWLVCSAHSLPERILKEGDPYKDELLETSKLVADATGNGKWSFAFQSASHTGEPWLGPDILEHAEELGRRGERNLLVAPLGFTSDHLEILYDLDVECKNWAKEAGMRVERCDLPNARPEMIDALYSVVESAGYSGSAPRA; the protein is encoded by the coding sequence ATGGCCTACGGGACCCCGGCGTCCCTCGAGGGCGTGGAGGCATACTACACCCATATCCGCGGGGGGCGGAAGCCAAGCGACGAGCAGCTGGAGGACCTCGTGGGGAGGTACAGGGCCATCGGCGGAGCATCTCCCCTGATCAGGATAACCGAGAGCCAGAGAGACGGCCTGGAAGCCAGACTGAGGAGCGAGGGGTCGGAGACCTTGGTCTACGCGGGTATGAAGCACTCCCCGCCGTTCATCGGGGAGGTCGTCGAGAGGGCAGAAAGAGACGGAGTGGACAGCTTGCTCGGAGTAGTCTTGGCTCCGCACTACTCAAAGACCAGCACTGGCGGCTATCTCGCGGCCATGGAAGAGGCCAGCAGGAAGCTCAATGGCAAAGTGAAAATCGATTTCGTGAAGTCTTGGCACGAGAACCCGAAGTTGGTCGAGTTGTGGGGCGTCCTAGTCAACGAGGCGCAAGGACGGTTCGATGGCAGTCACTGGCTGGTCTGCTCTGCCCACAGCCTCCCCGAGAGAATCCTCAAGGAGGGCGACCCCTACAAGGATGAGCTGCTCGAGACCTCGAAGCTTGTCGCGGATGCGACCGGCAACGGGAAGTGGTCATTCGCATTTCAGAGTGCCAGCCACACGGGCGAGCCATGGCTAGGGCCGGACATACTGGAGCATGCAGAGGAGCTCGGCCGCCGCGGGGAGAGGAACCTCCTGGTGGCACCGCTCGGATTCACGTCGGACCACCTCGAAATTCTGTATGACCTGGACGTCGAGTGCAAGAATTGGGCAAAGGAAGCCGGGATGAGGGTCGAGCGGTGCGATCTGCCCAACGCCAGGCCAGAGATGATAGATGCTCTGTATTCGGTCGTCGAGTCGGCTGGCTACTCGGGCTCAGCGCCTCGGGCGTAG
- the hemE gene encoding uroporphyrinogen decarboxylase produces the protein MSPFIDACFGREVEYTPTWFMRQAGRYLPSYRKLKGNRSILDVAKDPGLASTAACDAVRELGVDAGIIFADIMLPLEGMGVGFKIEENVGPVVSNPIRSADGVAALGNFDAERDAGAVYDAIDETVRKLDGVPLIGFSGAPFTLAGYLIEGMPSRELGVTKSMMYTQPESWGELMTKLTKMVKDYLRGQVAHGVQAVQLFDSWVGCLSPEDYARYVLPYTKEIFDSVDQKVATIHFCASSSHLIEGFRETGARVLSVDWRVPIGSVWKRCEDSVSVQGNLDPSLAVAGGRRMDEGVTRIVEQAKQHRGHVFSLGHGVLKETPPENLRAIVKTVRERTRVRN, from the coding sequence CTGAGTCCTTTCATAGACGCGTGTTTCGGCAGGGAGGTCGAATACACCCCTACGTGGTTCATGCGCCAGGCAGGACGATATCTCCCATCGTACCGGAAGCTCAAAGGAAACAGGTCCATCCTCGACGTCGCCAAGGACCCAGGACTTGCCTCGACTGCGGCCTGCGACGCAGTCAGGGAGCTCGGGGTAGACGCAGGCATAATCTTCGCGGACATAATGCTCCCTCTGGAGGGCATGGGGGTCGGTTTCAAGATAGAAGAGAATGTGGGACCGGTCGTCTCCAACCCGATCAGGTCAGCGGATGGGGTCGCGGCCCTTGGAAACTTCGACGCCGAACGAGACGCGGGCGCGGTCTATGACGCAATCGATGAAACGGTGAGGAAGCTCGACGGGGTACCTCTGATCGGATTCTCGGGCGCGCCGTTCACCCTCGCCGGCTATCTCATCGAAGGGATGCCGAGCAGGGAGTTGGGAGTCACAAAGTCGATGATGTACACTCAACCCGAATCCTGGGGGGAGCTCATGACGAAGCTCACCAAGATGGTGAAGGACTATCTCAGGGGGCAGGTCGCCCACGGCGTCCAGGCTGTCCAGCTCTTCGACAGCTGGGTCGGCTGCCTCTCGCCGGAGGACTACGCCCGGTATGTCCTTCCGTATACGAAGGAGATCTTCGATTCAGTCGACCAGAAGGTGGCGACGATCCACTTTTGCGCGTCTTCATCCCACCTCATAGAAGGCTTCCGCGAGACCGGGGCCAGAGTCCTGAGCGTGGACTGGAGAGTCCCCATAGGCAGCGTGTGGAAGAGGTGCGAAGACTCGGTTTCCGTCCAGGGCAATCTAGACCCCTCGCTCGCCGTGGCGGGGGGAAGACGGATGGATGAGGGTGTGACGAGGATAGTCGAACAAGCCAAGCAGCACCGCGGGCATGTTTTCAGCCTGGGGCACGGGGTCCTGAAGGAGACGCCGCCGGAGAACCTGAGGGCGATAGTGAAGACAGTTCGCGAGAGGACGAGGGTCAGGAATTGA